A genomic window from Chanos chanos chromosome 14, fChaCha1.1, whole genome shotgun sequence includes:
- the LOC115827939 gene encoding arrestin domain-containing protein 3-like produces the protein MSFTIKDIKVTYNAINEKNTFTSGDFISGQVTVEVAKTAEIQSLLVKAKGKANVMWTERHGQTTVVYHDKEKYFSLEQFLIREGQNKDSNVIPPGTHVYPFTFQIPQQNMPASFKGSVGKVVYSLETKLSRSMRVSNKAKTEFAYVPKPDLTIPDLMLPQYGTKDKKMRVFTSGSVSISTNMEKMGYYLGEGLKVMAEVHNNSSRAVKLKYSFYVKHSFFARGRRRVHTHEILKEQGEPIEPSTQRNVTRVLNIPPDIMTSILNCRILKVEYRLRVYLDVPYASDPEIKFPVVILPLGPDMSNMVPPNPDMNMMPPPPPYSEVGFGPYYGPNQPGWNSSPYPAPPSINPYQNTSEQWRCGLSDLPTHSRRVPMTTVQACRQLPAFTGLGCHDDSPLDSPHVSGRGIQLTNPLPVGELQGKGTAADLRDQNLKRTTLQSLQL, from the exons ATGTCATTCACAATTAAGGACATAAAGGTCACTTACAACGCcataaatgaaaagaatacaTTTACAAGCGGAGATTTCATATCCGGGCAAGTCACTGTGGAAGTTGCGAAAACTGCGGAAATACAGTCTCTGTTAGTTAAAGCTAAAGGAAAAGCAAACGTGATGTGGACTGAGCGTCATGGTCAAACTACGGTAGTATACCATGataaagagaaatatttttcGTTGGAGCAATTTCTTATTCGTGAGGGACAGAATAAAG ATTCCAATGTTATTCCTCCAGGAACCCATGTTTACCCATTCACCTTTCAGATTCCTCAGCA AAATATGCCAGCATCATTCAAAGGCTCTGTTGGCAAAGTTGTCTACTCCTTGGAGACAAAATTGTCTAGATCAATGCGAGTGTCTAACAAAGCCAAAACTGAATTTGCTTACGTGCCAAAACCAGACCTGACCATTCCTGATCTGATG CTTCCACAGTATGGTACCAAGGACAAGAAAATGAGAGTCTTCACCTCTGGAAGTGTTTCCATCAGCACAAATATGGAGAAGATGGGTTACTATTTGG GAGAAGGCTTGAAAGTTATGGCTGAAGTTCACAACAACTCCTCCCGTGCAGTTAAGCTGAAATATTCCTTTTATGTGAAGCATAGCTTTTTTgcaagaggaaggaggagagtCCACACACATGAGATCTTGAAAGAGCAAGGGGAGCCTATTGAGCCATCAACTCAGAGAAATGTGACCAGAGTGCTGAACATCCCACCTGATATAATGACCTCCATTCTGAACTGTAGGATACTCAAAGTGGAGTACAGACTCAGG gTCTATCTTGATGTACCATATGCTTCAGACCCAGAGATCAAATTTCCAGTGGTAATCCTTCCTCTTGGCCCTGATATGAGCAACATGGTGCCGCCCAACCCGGATATGAACATGatgccacctcctcctccttatAGTGAGGTTGGATTTGGGCCGTATTATGGACCAAACCAGCCAGGATGGAATAGCTCCCCCTATCCAGCTCCTCCTAGCATAAACCCTTATCAGAACACCAGTG AGCAATGGAGGTGTGGCTTGAGTGATCTTCCAACCCACAGTCGGCGAGTACCCATGACAACAGTTCAAGCCTGCAGGCAACTCCCTGCCTTTACTGGTTTGGGTTGCCATGACGACTCCCCACTGGACTCCCCCCACGTCAGCGGGAGGGGCATCCAGTTGACTAACCCTCTCCCTGTTGGAGAGCTGCAGGGGAAAGGCACTGCTGCAGATCTGAGAGACCAAAACCTCAAGAGGACTACACTGCAAAGTCTACAGCTCTGA
- the LOC115827941 gene encoding arrestin domain-containing protein 3-like — protein MDSIKDLSVSYDAINDSNTFTSGDFISGRVNLTVSKHTKINSFSIKAKGKASVQWTEHYGQHSTVVYHDKETCFKSVQFFVQEQEGRGGDGYALLSNESGRSYPSEVAPGCHTYPFTFQIPQENMPASFKGAHGKVVYFLEAKLCRSMRMSSKAKIKFNYVPKPDLTIPSLMLPICEDLTKKMKLFTSGSVSMEVKLEKMGYHIGEDLKFEVYITNKCSRTIAPKYSLYQKQSFFAMKRRRVHTEQLLKEEGERIEPAGARSVTKVLKIPPTTASIFNCRVLKVEYRLKVHLDIPLASDPEIKLPVVILPVSPDAGTISHPDIHIGFEWSGGSNPANQTEWNATFSASSGPSNLMFGTYTSESLS, from the exons ATGGACTCTATAAAGGATCTATCTGTATCTTACGATGCAATCAATGACAGCAACACGTTCACGAGTGGAGATTTCATCTCAGGACGAGTGAATCTGACAGTGTCGAAGCACACGAAGATCAACTCTTTCTCAATCAAAGCTAAGGGAAAAGCAAGTGTCCAATGGACTGAGCATTACGgccaacacagcacagtagTGTACCATGACAAAGAGACTTGCTTCAAGTCTGTCCAATTCTTCGTGCAAGAGCAGGAAGGTCGAG GAGGTGACGGGTACGCACTGCTATCGAATGAGAGTGGACGGTCTT ACCCAAGTGAGGTAGCACCTGGATGCCATACATATCCCTTCACTTTTCAGATTCCACAAGA GAACATGCCAGCTTCTTTCAAAGGTGCCCATGGAAAAGTTGTCTACTTCTTAGAGGCAAAGTTATGTCGATCAATGCGGATGTCAAGCAAAGCCAAAATTAAGTTCAACTATGTTCCTAAACCAGACCTGACTATTCCTTCACTGATG TTACCTATCTGTGAGGACTTAACGAAAAAGATGAAATTATTCACATCTGGAAGTGTCTCCATGGAAGTAAAGCTAGAGAAGATGGGTTATCATATAG GAGAGGATTTGAAGTTTGAAGTTTACATCACGAACAAATGCTCTCGTACCATTGCACCGAAATACAGCCTTTACCAGAAACAGAGTTTCTTTGCCATGAAAAGGAGAAGGGTTCACACAGAACAGCTCctgaaagaagaaggagaacgTATTGAGCCAGCAGGGGCACGAAGCGTGACCAAAGTGCTGAAAATCCCACCAACTACTGCCTCCATCTTCAACTGCAGGGTTCTCAAAGTTGAATACAGGCTCAAG gtccatCTGGATATACCATTGGCCTCAGACCCAGAGATTAAACTGCCAGTGGTGATCCTTCCTGTCTCTCCTGATGCTGGTACAATTTCCCACCCAGATATACACATTGGATTTGAGTGGTCAGGAGGCTCAAATCCAGCCAATCAAACAGAATGGAATGCTACCTTCTCTGCATCCTCTGGCCCAAGTAATCTGATGTTTGGGACATATACATCAGAGTCATTATCCTAA
- the LOC115827944 gene encoding arrestin domain-containing protein 3-like yields the protein MFGETFKNFTINFNALNPRASFSSGDVLSGQIQFELTKDTKVHSITLCLEGGAKVSWTTRRRGRKGRTRTQVHSARLEFFKFKHALLQENNATGPSRLPVGVHVYPFSVQIPHGDFPPSFKGVNGRVLYTLMVEIHRPWHMAKHFETEVKFENHTNFNRPELLVSYTLLCWIVSGASLHSLHLGPCLRFLLPEVFTKHFTTWGHLLDVVLDLCCFILDSGSDAHQSSASFIPLSVQSQDPRFGVKSSMHCKELSCLDVREMLKIIMQIDNASSRTVTPKACLIQKQSFYTLNKRQRRCVPRQLVQTYGQAVNPYTTDVYCEMMLQIPDDAPQTITNCQILEVEYSVMVSLSISGGASNLETLFFIVLCSAPVYQPAANQPQVYPPQVSPPQVFQPPTSFPTYPPPAYQSVMKGT from the exons ATGTTTGGAGAGACGTTTAAAAATTTTACAATAAATTTTAACGCTTTAAATCCGAGAGCCAGCTTCTCAAGTGGCGACGTTCTGTCTGGTCAGATACAGTTTGAGCTTACAAAAGATACCAAAGTACATTCGATAACTCTTTGCCTTGAAGGAGGTGCAAAGGTTTCATGGACGACACGAcgcagagggagaaaaggacGCACACGTACACAAGTCCACTCAGCCAGACTGGAATTCTTCAAATTCAAACATGCTCTGCTGCAAGAAAACAATG cAACTGGTCCTTCTAGACTCCCAGTTGGAGTTCATGTGTATCCCTTCTCAGTTCAGATCCCACATGG GGATTTTCCGCCATCCTTCAAAGGAGTTAATGGCCGTGTACTCTATACTTTGATGGTTGAAATACATAGACCATGGCACATGGCCAAACACTTCGAAACTGAAGTCAAGTTTGAAAACCATACCAATTTCAATCGCCCAGAGCTACTG GTGTCTTACACCCTGCTCTGCTGGATTGTCTCAGGGGCGTCTTTGCACAGCCTACACCTGGGGCCCTGCCTG aggtttctgctgcctgaggtATTCACTAAGCACTTCACCACTTGGGGCCATCTTCTTGATGTAGTTTTGGATCTTTGCTGTTTCATCCTGGATAGTGGCTCTGATGCTCACCAGTCCTCAGCCTCCTTCATTCCGCTTAGTGTACAGTCTCAGGATCCTAGATTTGGGGTGAAATCCTCCATGCACTGTAAGgagctttcttgtcttgatgtca GAGAGATGTTGAAAATCATAATGCAAATTGACAATGCCTCCAGTCGCACTGTCACTCCAAAGGCCTGCCTGATTCAGAAACAATCATTTTACACCCTCAACAAACGTCAGAGGAGATGTGTGCCTAGACAACTGGTTCAAACTTATGGCCAGGCTGTGAACCCTTACACCACTGATGTCTATTGTGAGATGATGCTTCAAATCCCAGATGATGCACCTCAGACAATTACCAACTGCCAGATTCTTGAGGTGGAATACTCTGTGATG GTGAGTCTTAGTATTTCAGGTGGGGCCTCTAATCTTGAGACGCTCTTCTTCATCGTGCTGTGCAGTGCCCCTGTGTATCAGCCTGCAGCAAATCAGCCTCAAGTCTATCCACCTCAAGTCTCTCCACCTCAAGTCTTTCAACCGCCAACCTCATTTCCAACATATCCGCCTCCAGCATATCAGTCTGTGATGAAAGGAACATAA
- the f2r gene encoding proteinase-activated receptor 1: protein MVLHFTLILLAILALKASATISNNDTKTMPRTFSAFFLSVTDEPFDFLDVQEGSGSGFDINSEPKKHHHPAVKKRYYISKEASQFLMGHLVTVFIPTVYTLVFIVSVPLNLLALVMFIRRVRPKKPAVIYMTNLACADLLFVLLLPFRIAYHFNGNNWIYGSGMCRVVTAAFYCNMYCSVLLMMSISVDRFMAVVYPMDSLTWRSPQSAKVVCLAMWLLSIGGVTPLLLSEQTIHLPDLDITTCHDVLDIHKLRGYYLYFFPIFASIFFFIPFIFTTFCYVRIVQALCNTNVENRTKKTRAVFMAVTVLAVFVACFTPTNIILLSHYLQFAHRHNERSYAAYLVSMCVGSISCCLDPLLYYFGSSQCQKQVLAFLKCRPVPAMERSSESSSTTRLSKLETFKSNISNQYKQLTA from the exons atggttTTGCATTTCACTCTTATATTGCTTGCAATACTGGCTCTGAAAGCCTCCGCAACTATATCAAATAATG ATACAAAGACTATGCCACGGAcgttttctgcttttttcctgTCCGTCACAGACGAACCCTTCGACTTCTTGGATGTTCAAGAGGGAAGTGGTTCTGGCTTTGACATAAATTCCGAGCCAAAGAAACATCATCACCCCGCGGTGAAAAAGCGGTATTACATCTCCAAAGAGGCCTCACAATTTCTTATGGGCCATTTAGTGACAGTGTTCATTCCAACCGTATACACCTTAGTTTTCATCGTCAGTGTTCCTCTAAACCTCCTTGCCCTTGTGATGTTTATTCGTCGAGTGCGGCCGAAGAAGCCAGCAGTGATATACATGACCAACCTGGCTTGCGCTGATCTGCTGTTTGTCCTCTTACTCCCTTTTCGGATTGCCTACCATTTCAATGGAAATAACTGGATATATGGTTCTGGAATGTGTCGTGTCGTCACTGCTGCTTTCTACTGCAATATGTACTGTTCTGTGCTGCTAATGATGTCGATTAGTGTCGACCGTTTTATGGCGGTTGTCTATCCTATGGACTCACTTACCTGGCGCAGCCCTCAAAGCGCAAAAGTGGTGTGTCTTGCCATGTGGCTTTTGTCCATCGGGGGTGTCACGCCTCTACTCCTCTCAGAGCAAACAATCCATCTGCCTGACTTGGATATAACTACCTGCCACGATGTCTTGGACATTCATAAGTTACGCGGCTATTACCTTTATTTCTTTCCGATATTCGcgtcaatcttttttttcattccttttatATTTACTACATTCTGCTACGTGCGTATAGTTCAAGCTCTATGTAACACCAATGTGGAGAATCGTACAAAAAAGACCCGTGCAGTTTTTATGGCAGTTACTGTGCTCGCTGTATTTGTGGCTTGTTTCACTCCTACCAATATTATCTTACTTTCTCACTACTTACAGTTTGCGCACCGACACAACGAGCGCTCTTACGCTGCTTACCTCGTGTCAATGTGCGTTGGCAGTATTAGCTGCTGCTTGGATCCCCTATTATATTATTTTGGATCGTCGCAGTGTCAGAAGCAAGTGCTCGCCTTCCTGAAATGTCGTCCTGTGCCGGCAATGGAGCGCAGCTCGGAGTCCAGCAGTACCACCAGGTTAAGCAAGCTGGAGACCTTTAAAAGTAATATCAGCAACCAGTACAAGCAACTCACAGCATGA